A window from Onychostoma macrolepis isolate SWU-2019 chromosome 07, ASM1243209v1, whole genome shotgun sequence encodes these proteins:
- the myoz2a gene encoding myozenin-2a — MSQHTLMSTQERKMQAAAICREIHATDEVEMDLGKKVSAPKEIMLEELSLASNRGSRLFKMRQKRSEKYTFESIQNEANTQHNIDAISPGPSAEMTNILSNEHCLGVDQAPNALNPETIAPGYGGPLKDVPAEKFNCTAMPRSYQSPWEQALISDPSLAETLVARMPEPQTRQEIPQYKSFNRVAIPFGGFGKAPTAPVKSFDVNPSLPIPRPMPAAPAPVKRPTFNRTASGWVADSAPLILPSIPLEPISSMSSTFIPESDEL, encoded by the exons ATGTCTCAGCATACTCTGATGTCAACACAGGAGAGGAAAATGCAGGCGGCTGCTATTTGTAGAGAGATCCATGCCACTGATG AAGTAGAGATGGATCTAGGGAAGAAAGTTAGCGCACCGAAGGAGATCATGTTGGAGGAGCTTTCCTTAGCATCAAACAGGGGCTCCCGTCTGTTCAAGATGCGTCAGAAGCGCTCAGAGAAATACACCTTTGAAAGTATTCAGAATGAAGCCAACACACAGCACAAT atTGATGCCATTTCTCCAGGTCCAAGCGCTGaaatgacaaacattttaaGTAATGAACACTGTCTTGGAGTTGACCAGGCACCAAATGCACTCAACCCTGAGACTATTGCCCCAG GTTACGGTGGTCCCTTGAAGGATGTTCCAGCAGAGAAGTTCAACTGTACAGCAATGCCCAGATCCTACCAGTCGCCCTGGGAACAGGCCCTCATTAGTGACCCCTCTCTGGCCGAAACGCTGGTCGCCCGCATGCCTGAACCCCAAACCAGACAAGAGATTCCTCAATACAAGAGCTTCAACAG GGTGGCTATTCCATTCGGTGGTTTTGGGAAGGCACCCACAGCCCCTGTTAAATCTTTTGATGTGAACCCCAGCCTCCCCATTCCAAGACCCATGCCTGCAGCACCCGCTCCGGTCAAACGGCCCACCTTCAACAGAACGGCCTCGGGCTGGGTGGCTGACAGCGCCCCTCTGATTCTTCCCAGCATCCCCCTTGAGCCCATTTCATCCATGTCTTCCACATTTATCCCCGAGTCAGATGAACTCTGA